A window of the Falco biarmicus isolate bFalBia1 chromosome 10, bFalBia1.pri, whole genome shotgun sequence genome harbors these coding sequences:
- the NELFCD gene encoding negative elongation factor C/D isoform X2 — protein sequence MEPSIFNTLKRYFQAGGSPENVIQLLSENYTAVAQTVNLLAEWLIQTGVEPMQVQETVENHLKSLLIKHFDPRKADSIFTEEGETPAWLEQMIAHTTWRDLFYKLAEAHPDCLMLNFTVKLISDAGYQGEITSVSTACQQLEVFSRVLRTSLATILDGGEENLEKNLPEFAKMVCHGEHTYLFAQSMMSILAQEEQGGSAVRRIAQEVQRYAHEKGHDASQITLALGTAASYPRACQALGAMLSKGALNPADITVLFKMFTSMDPPPVELIRVPAFLDLFMQSLFKPGAKINQDHKHKYIHILAYAASVVEMWKKNKRVSINKDELKSTSKAIETVHNLCCNENKGASELVAELSTLYQCIRFPVVAMGVLKWVDWTVSEPRYFQLQTDHTPVHLALLDEISTCHQLLHPQVLQLLVKLFETEHSQLDVMEQLELKKTLLDRMVHLLSRGYVLPVVSYIRKCLEKLDTDISLIRYFVTEVLDVIAPPYTSDFVQLFLPILENESIAGTIKTEGEHDPVTEFIAHCKSNFIMMN from the exons ATGGAGCCCTCAATATTTAACACGTTAAAGAG GTATTTCCAAGCAGGAGGTTCTCCAGAGAATGTTATCCAGCTCCTCTCTGAAAACTACACTGCAGTGGCACAGACTGTAAATTTGCTGGCAGAGTGGCTCATTCAAACAG GTGTTGAGCCAATGCAAGTTCAGGAGACTGTAGAAAACCATTTAAAGAGCTTACTTATCAAGCATTTTGACCCTCGGAAAGCAGATTCCATCTTtacagaggaaggagag ACTCCAGCGTGGCTTGAGCAGATGATAGCACATACTACATGGAGAGATCTCTTTTACAAGTTGGCAGAAGCCCATCCCGACTGTTTAATGCTTAATTTTACTGTGAAG ctTATATCTGATGCTGGATATCAAGGGGAAATAACTAGTGTTTCAACAGCATGTCAGCAGCTAGAAGTATTTTCCAGAGTCCTGCGTACATCTCTGGCAACAATCTTAGATGGAGGTGaagaaaaccttgaaaaaaacctCCCTGAGTTTGCt AAGATGGTGTGCCATGGAGAACACACATATCTTTTTGCTCAATCTATGATGTCCATATTAGCTCAAGAAGAGCAAGGAGGGTCGGCTGTCAGGCGGATTGCTCAGGAGGTTCAGCGATACGCTCATGAGAA AGGCCATGATGCCAGTCAGATCACTTTAGCATTGGGTACTGCAGCCTCCTATCCTCGAGCATGTCAGGCGCTTGGTGCGATGTTGTCTAAAGGAGCTCTGAATCCAGCAGACATCACTGTCCTGTTCAAAATGTTTACAAGCATGGACCCCCCTCCAGTAGAACTG ATTAGAGTACCTGCCTTTCTGGACCTCTTTATGCAGTCACTGTTTAAACCAGGTGCTAAGATCAACCAGGACCACAAACATAAATACATTCACATACTGGCATATGCAGCGAGTGTAGTAGAGATGTGGAAAAAG AACAAGAGGGTCAGCATAAACAAGGATGAACTCAAGTCAACTTCAAAAGCCATTGAAACTGTTCACAATCTCTGTTGCAATGAGAACAAAGGAGCATCGGAGTTGGTTGCAGAACTGAGTACACTCTATCAGTGCATCAG GTTCCCGGTGGTGGCAATGGGTGTATTAAAGTGGGTTGATTGGACGGTGTCAGAACCACGGTatttccagctgcagacagatCACACTCCAGTTCATCTGGCATTATTGGATGAG ATTAGTACATGCCATCAGCTGCTTCATCCCCAAGTTCTACAACTTCTCGTCAAGCTCTTCGAAACAGAACATTCGCAGCTTGATGTAATGGAGCAG CTGGAATTGAAGAAGACTCTCTTGGATAGAATGGTGCACTTACTCAGTCGAGGTTATGTCCTACCTGTTGTCAGCTATATCCGCAAATGCCTGGAGAAGCTGGATACAGACATCTCTCTCATCAGATACTTTGTTACAGAG GTGCTAGATGTGATTGCTCCTCCATATACCTCAGACTTTgtacagctttttcttcctatcTTGGAGAATGAAAGTATTGCAGGTACTATTAAAACAGAAGGCGAACATGATCCTGTCACTGAATTTATAG ctcaTTGCAAATCTAACTTTATTATGATGAACTAA
- the NELFCD gene encoding negative elongation factor C/D isoform X1, with translation MEDADYFEGSAAEWGSEADGGTQDDEDGEGEDDAEVQQECLKKFSTPDYIMEPSIFNTLKRYFQAGGSPENVIQLLSENYTAVAQTVNLLAEWLIQTGVEPMQVQETVENHLKSLLIKHFDPRKADSIFTEEGETPAWLEQMIAHTTWRDLFYKLAEAHPDCLMLNFTVKLISDAGYQGEITSVSTACQQLEVFSRVLRTSLATILDGGEENLEKNLPEFAKMVCHGEHTYLFAQSMMSILAQEEQGGSAVRRIAQEVQRYAHEKGHDASQITLALGTAASYPRACQALGAMLSKGALNPADITVLFKMFTSMDPPPVELIRVPAFLDLFMQSLFKPGAKINQDHKHKYIHILAYAASVVEMWKKNKRVSINKDELKSTSKAIETVHNLCCNENKGASELVAELSTLYQCIRFPVVAMGVLKWVDWTVSEPRYFQLQTDHTPVHLALLDEISTCHQLLHPQVLQLLVKLFETEHSQLDVMEQLELKKTLLDRMVHLLSRGYVLPVVSYIRKCLEKLDTDISLIRYFVTEVLDVIAPPYTSDFVQLFLPILENESIAGTIKTEGEHDPVTEFIAHCKSNFIMMN, from the exons aTGGAGGACGCGGATTACTTCGAAGGCAGCGCGGCCGAGTGGGGCAGCGAGGCGGACGGGGGGACG CAAGACGAtgaggatggggagggagaagatGATGCCGAAGTCCAGCAGGAATGCCTGAAGAAATTTTCAACCCCTGACTATATAATGGAGCCCTCAATATTTAACACGTTAAAGAG GTATTTCCAAGCAGGAGGTTCTCCAGAGAATGTTATCCAGCTCCTCTCTGAAAACTACACTGCAGTGGCACAGACTGTAAATTTGCTGGCAGAGTGGCTCATTCAAACAG GTGTTGAGCCAATGCAAGTTCAGGAGACTGTAGAAAACCATTTAAAGAGCTTACTTATCAAGCATTTTGACCCTCGGAAAGCAGATTCCATCTTtacagaggaaggagag ACTCCAGCGTGGCTTGAGCAGATGATAGCACATACTACATGGAGAGATCTCTTTTACAAGTTGGCAGAAGCCCATCCCGACTGTTTAATGCTTAATTTTACTGTGAAG ctTATATCTGATGCTGGATATCAAGGGGAAATAACTAGTGTTTCAACAGCATGTCAGCAGCTAGAAGTATTTTCCAGAGTCCTGCGTACATCTCTGGCAACAATCTTAGATGGAGGTGaagaaaaccttgaaaaaaacctCCCTGAGTTTGCt AAGATGGTGTGCCATGGAGAACACACATATCTTTTTGCTCAATCTATGATGTCCATATTAGCTCAAGAAGAGCAAGGAGGGTCGGCTGTCAGGCGGATTGCTCAGGAGGTTCAGCGATACGCTCATGAGAA AGGCCATGATGCCAGTCAGATCACTTTAGCATTGGGTACTGCAGCCTCCTATCCTCGAGCATGTCAGGCGCTTGGTGCGATGTTGTCTAAAGGAGCTCTGAATCCAGCAGACATCACTGTCCTGTTCAAAATGTTTACAAGCATGGACCCCCCTCCAGTAGAACTG ATTAGAGTACCTGCCTTTCTGGACCTCTTTATGCAGTCACTGTTTAAACCAGGTGCTAAGATCAACCAGGACCACAAACATAAATACATTCACATACTGGCATATGCAGCGAGTGTAGTAGAGATGTGGAAAAAG AACAAGAGGGTCAGCATAAACAAGGATGAACTCAAGTCAACTTCAAAAGCCATTGAAACTGTTCACAATCTCTGTTGCAATGAGAACAAAGGAGCATCGGAGTTGGTTGCAGAACTGAGTACACTCTATCAGTGCATCAG GTTCCCGGTGGTGGCAATGGGTGTATTAAAGTGGGTTGATTGGACGGTGTCAGAACCACGGTatttccagctgcagacagatCACACTCCAGTTCATCTGGCATTATTGGATGAG ATTAGTACATGCCATCAGCTGCTTCATCCCCAAGTTCTACAACTTCTCGTCAAGCTCTTCGAAACAGAACATTCGCAGCTTGATGTAATGGAGCAG CTGGAATTGAAGAAGACTCTCTTGGATAGAATGGTGCACTTACTCAGTCGAGGTTATGTCCTACCTGTTGTCAGCTATATCCGCAAATGCCTGGAGAAGCTGGATACAGACATCTCTCTCATCAGATACTTTGTTACAGAG GTGCTAGATGTGATTGCTCCTCCATATACCTCAGACTTTgtacagctttttcttcctatcTTGGAGAATGAAAGTATTGCAGGTACTATTAAAACAGAAGGCGAACATGATCCTGTCACTGAATTTATAG ctcaTTGCAAATCTAACTTTATTATGATGAACTAA